GGAATGTTGCCCCTGGCTGAAGCAGGGCATGAGCCGGGCCGGGCCGGGCTGGTCCGGCGTGATGGCGAGGACGGTTTTGTGCCCGTTGGGCGTCGGCGGTGTGCCGGTCCTTGAGTCGTCGTGGTCAGCGGCCGCGGAGGGCGGCTTTGCGGCCTTCGTATTCCTCGCGGTTGATCTCGCCCCGCGCGAAACGATCATCGAGGATCCCGAGCGCGCCACGGTCTTGGATGACACCGCCACTGCGGCTCTTGCCGCTACCGCGGAAGATCATGACGCCCGCGAAGATCACCAGGCCCCAGAAGAGCGCCATCACCACAACCATGACGACCCAGCCTCCTGTGCCCATGCCATTTCCGTACCAGCCCATCATTAGCGACACCCTTCTTTCAACTGCCTGAATTTCTTCCATCATGGCCCGCGCGCCCTACTCATCCGGTTGTGGTTGTGTGAAGGTTCGTTGAAGAAGTCCCGCGGGGTGGCATAACGGCACGCTGCCCGGGGGCCGTGTTGGCACCATGGGGGCCATGTCGCCTACAAGCTCGGGTCACCCGGCGGGAGTCCAGGCTGCCGCAGCGACGGTTGCTCCCGCGAAGCCGCGGTCGGGGATGAGAGCCCTGGTGGTTGAGGACGAGGCAGCATTGGCCGGGTTGCTCGTGAACTATTTCGAACGCGACGGCTTCGATGCCTCCTGCACCGGCGACGGGTTGCAGGCGGTACAGCTCGCGCGAGAGATCGATCCCGATGTGGTCGTCCTGGACCTCGGCCTGCCCGGCCTGGACGGGGTCGAGGTCTGCCGCCAACTTCGTACTTTCTGCGACGCGTACGTGATCATGGTGACCGCGCGCAGTGAGGAAGTGGACACCCTCATCGGGCTCTCGGTGGGCGCGGATGACTACCTCACCAAGCCCTTCAGCCCCCGCGAGCTGATGGCCCGCGTACAGGTCATGTTGCGCCGGCCGCGTCTGCGTTCCCACCATGACACCACCGTGGTGCGCCCTGATTCCTTCGGAACGCTCAGTATCGACCGAGCGGGGCGTGAGGTCTGGCTGCAGGGTGAGCGGGTATCACTGACCCGTACCGAGTTCGACCTGCTGGCGACGTTGTCTGAACGACCCAAGATCGTCTTCACCCGGCATCAGCTCATCGACCACGTGTGGGGACCGGGCTGGGTGGGCGATGAGCACCTGGTGGATGTCCACATCGGGCATTTGCGACGCAAACTCAAAGATGATGCATCCGGTAGCCGGTTTGTGCGCACAGTACGCGGTGTCGGCTACCGGATGGGAACCGGGCAATGAGCAAACGCGAACCCTTCCGGACAGGTTTCGGGGCCCGGCTGCTGGGCGCTCAAGCGCTGGTCCTGCTCGCTGGCGCGGTAACCACGTGGGTTGTCGCCGCGATCATCGGGCCCGGTATTTTCCGTGACCACCTGCACCTGGCAGGTATCTCCCGCAACGCCTCCGAAACCCGTTACGTGGAAAGTGCCTTCACCTCCTCCCTCGCCTATTCGATCTCGATCGCGGTGATCGCAGCGACCCTGGCCGCCCTGGGCGTCACGTGGTACTTCTCCCACCGGGTGCAGCGCTCCATCGCTCAAGTAGCTACCGCGTCCGCGCACCTGGCCGCTGGACAATACGAAGCCCGCGTCACCGACCCCGGGCTAGGCCGAGAATTCGCCGTCCTGGCCGCGACAAGCAACGCCCTCGCGAAACGTTTGCAAGCCACCGAAACCACCCGGCGTCGGATGATGGCGGACCTGGCCCACGAGATGCGCACCCCATTAGCCACCGTTGAAGCTCACCTGGAAGCAGTCGAAGACGGTGTGCGCACCCTGGACGAGGACACCCTCTGCGTGATCCGGCTCAGTACCCACCGGTTAAGCCGCCTCGCAGAGGACATCTCAGCGATCTCACGCGCCGAGGAAGGCACGTTGGACCTCACCCGCGGGCCCATTACCGCCTCCACCATCGCCCACAGTGCGGCCCAAACCGCAGCCGACCGCTTCACAGCCGCCGGCTTGGCGCTGGAGACCCTGTTGGACACCAACGCCCAACTCCTGGGCGATCCAGACCGAATCGGCCAGGTACTGACCAACCTGCTCGACAACGCCCTGCGACACACACCACCCGGCGGCACCGTACGGATCACCTGTTCCCTACAACGAGATTGGGTCCAGTACGTCGTGACCGACAACGGCCACGGCATCGCGCCCGAACACCTCAACCACGTCTTCGAACGCTTCTACCGCTCAGACCCCGCACGTACCCGCGCGCACGCAGGCTCCGGCATCGGGCTCAGCATCGCCAAAGCAATCGTCGAGGCCCACGGCGGACAAATCACCGCAACCAGCAACGGCCCAGGACAAGGCGCCGAATTCACCGTCCGACTACCCGCGATCTAAACCTCCCACCCCCGGCGACCGGACTTCACAAAACCCGCGCCAGAACCTCGCACAAGCCCGCAGGTGGGTGATGGGCGGTGATGGCCCCGGACGCGGCGAGGGTACCGGACAGGGCGATCAGCTCGACCACGAATAGCCCGGAGAGGTCTTCGGCACGCCCGTAACCGTAGGTGCCGCGTTTGGTCGCCGACCAGGCGCGGTTACGGGGGTTAATGGGAAAACCGGATGTTGGGCAGGATCCGGGCGAGCCAGCCGGGGGTGTGCCATGCGGCGTGGCCGGTCAGGCGTAGGGCGACGGGAAGCACGATGAGTCGGATGCACAGGGCGTCCAGGAAGACCGCCACGGCCAAGATGATGCCCATCTCTTTGGGTGCCAGCGGCCCGGACAGGGCGAAGGTCATGAAGACGGCGACCATCACTCCGGCGGCGGCGATGACGACGCGTCCGGAGGTGCGTAGTGCTTCACGCATGGCGTGTTGGGGGTTCCCGGTGGCGTCGTAGTGTTCCCGGGCTGCGGACAGTAGGAACAGGGTGTAGTCCATTGCGACCCCGGTGAGCATGGCGCCGAAGAACAGTGGCGCCCAGGCATCAATGAAGCCTTGGGGTTGGAAGCCGAGCAGGCCTGAGAGGTGCCCGTCGCTGAAGATTAGTTGTCCGACGCCGAACGCTGCGGCGATGGAGGCGAGGTTGGTGATGGTGCCGACGAACGCGACCAGCGGGCTGCCCAGTGCGACCAGCAGGAGCAGGAACCCCAGGCCGATCAGCAGCGCGAAGACCAGGGGCGTCCGTGAGGAGAGCACTTTTTCCAGGTCGTGGTTCTCTGCGGCGGCTCCACCGACGAGTGAGCCGGGGGGTAGTTCGGTGCGGATCCGGTCGATGGTGGTACCGGTCGCTTTGGCTGACGCGTCGGTGGTGGGGACGGCCGTCAGCATCGTCCACCCGTTGTGTTGTCCGCCGGGCAGTGTTGCTGCGATCCCGGTGTCGCGAGCGAGGGCGGTGCGTGCGGGCGCGGCCTGGGCGGTGGGGGTGAGTACTTGGAGTGTCCCGGGTGCGCCGGGCCCGAACGCGGCGGTGACTTGTTGGTACCCCGCGCGTGCTGACTGGCTGGCGGGGATGATCGTGATCGAGGGCATGCCGGTGCGCAACCCGAGAGCGGGGGTGGCCAGGATGGCCAGGACGGCGAGGGCGATTGATCCGGTGGCCCAGGGGTGGCGGTGTAGTAGTGCGCCCCAGCGGTGCATCAGTAGTTCCATCCCGCGGTACCCGTGGCGGGTGGGCGTGCTGGCGTGGCGGGCGGCTTTACGGCGTGTACCGGGCAGTCTTGGGCGACCGGCATCGATTTTGGTGCCGAGCTTGCCCAGGACCGCGGGTAGCAGGGTGAGGGTGGCGCCCAGGACGGCGATGACCGAGAGCATGATGCCCAGGGCCATGGACCGGAACGCGGGGCTGGGCACCAGCAGCACGGTGGACAGGGATACCAGCACGGTGACGCCGGAGAAGGCGACGGCTTTGCCGGCGGTGCCCATGGTTTCGGCGATGGCTTCGACGGCGGCGTGGCGGTCCCCGGGGGCAGCGCCGCGCCGTTGGAGGGCCGATCTGAAGCGGACCACGAGGAACAGGGCGTAGTCGATGCCCAGGGCGAGGGCGAACATCATCGCGAAGTTCAGGGCCCACACGCTGACGGGTGCGACGTGGGTGGCGATGACCAGGGCGCCGGCGGCGGTCAGGAGCCCGACCATGGTCAGCATCAGTGGTAGGCCGGCGGCCACGAGGCTCCCGAAGGCGAGGACGAGCACGATCATGGTGACGGGCCAGGACAACACTTCGGACTTGATCATCGCGGCGTGGTTGACGTTGTTGAAGTCGGACCACAGGGCGCTGCTGCCGGTCAGGTTGACCGACACGGTGGAGGTGGCCAGGTGGGCCAGTGGTGCGGTGAGGTCGCCGGCGGCGCGGACCATGGTGTTCGCGTCGGCGGCGGCGCCGGCCGCAACGATGGCGGTCCTGCCGTCCCGAGAGAGTGAGGAACCCGGTTGTGGGCCCACCACGGTGCTGACGCGTGGGTCGGCTTTCAGGAGCGCCTCGACCCGGGTGATCACTTGTTGAGCTGACGGGTTCTTGGAGATGGGGCCGGTGCCGTCGTGGACGACGACTTGTAGGGCGGTGGATCCCATCCCGGCGAAGTTGTGGGCGATGACCTCGCGGGCTTGAACAGATTGGCTGCCGCTGTCCTGCCAGCCGGCCCCGGACAGGGCCGATTCGACTTTGGGGGCGAACGCTCCGAAAGCAACCAGCACGATCACCCAGAGCGCGAGGACGGCGCCCAGGTGGGACCCGGTCCACGCCCCGAGACGGGCTAAACCGGTGCGGGGCGCAGCACCAGGCCCGCTGTCATCGGTGGGGTGGGCTCCAGGGTTCGGCCGGGCGGTGGTGGTGGGTCGGTCGGTGGGGGGCATAGCGATCTCCATCGGTGTACAGAAACGGTGTCGGGGTGGGGGCCCTTTGACGGGTTAACTGGGGCCCGGTCGCCTCAGGTGAGGCTGAGCGCGCTGCGGATCGCTGTGTAGACCGCGACGAGGATGAGCAGCCCGGCGAATGCCCGGCTCAGGGTGGCGTTGGAAACCCGGTTGGCGACGCGGGTGCCGAGCAG
This portion of the Dermatophilaceae bacterium Sec6.4 genome encodes:
- a CDS encoding response regulator transcription factor translates to MRALVVEDEAALAGLLVNYFERDGFDASCTGDGLQAVQLAREIDPDVVVLDLGLPGLDGVEVCRQLRTFCDAYVIMVTARSEEVDTLIGLSVGADDYLTKPFSPRELMARVQVMLRRPRLRSHHDTTVVRPDSFGTLSIDRAGREVWLQGERVSLTRTEFDLLATLSERPKIVFTRHQLIDHVWGPGWVGDEHLVDVHIGHLRRKLKDDASGSRFVRTVRGVGYRMGTGQ
- a CDS encoding ATP-binding protein; protein product: MSKREPFRTGFGARLLGAQALVLLAGAVTTWVVAAIIGPGIFRDHLHLAGISRNASETRYVESAFTSSLAYSISIAVIAATLAALGVTWYFSHRVQRSIAQVATASAHLAAGQYEARVTDPGLGREFAVLAATSNALAKRLQATETTRRRMMADLAHEMRTPLATVEAHLEAVEDGVRTLDEDTLCVIRLSTHRLSRLAEDISAISRAEEGTLDLTRGPITASTIAHSAAQTAADRFTAAGLALETLLDTNAQLLGDPDRIGQVLTNLLDNALRHTPPGGTVRITCSLQRDWVQYVVTDNGHGIAPEHLNHVFERFYRSDPARTRAHAGSGIGLSIAKAIVEAHGGQITATSNGPGQGAEFTVRLPAI
- a CDS encoding SHOCT domain-containing protein, translating into MGTGGWVVMVVVMALFWGLVIFAGVMIFRGSGKSRSGGVIQDRGALGILDDRFARGEINREEYEGRKAALRGR
- a CDS encoding MMPL family transporter is translated as MPPTDRPTTTARPNPGAHPTDDSGPGAAPRTGLARLGAWTGSHLGAVLALWVIVLVAFGAFAPKVESALSGAGWQDSGSQSVQAREVIAHNFAGMGSTALQVVVHDGTGPISKNPSAQQVITRVEALLKADPRVSTVVGPQPGSSLSRDGRTAIVAAGAAADANTMVRAAGDLTAPLAHLATSTVSVNLTGSSALWSDFNNVNHAAMIKSEVLSWPVTMIVLVLAFGSLVAAGLPLMLTMVGLLTAAGALVIATHVAPVSVWALNFAMMFALALGIDYALFLVVRFRSALQRRGAAPGDRHAAVEAIAETMGTAGKAVAFSGVTVLVSLSTVLLVPSPAFRSMALGIMLSVIAVLGATLTLLPAVLGKLGTKIDAGRPRLPGTRRKAARHASTPTRHGYRGMELLMHRWGALLHRHPWATGSIALAVLAILATPALGLRTGMPSITIIPASQSARAGYQQVTAAFGPGAPGTLQVLTPTAQAAPARTALARDTGIAATLPGGQHNGWTMLTAVPTTDASAKATGTTIDRIRTELPPGSLVGGAAAENHDLEKVLSSRTPLVFALLIGLGFLLLLVALGSPLVAFVGTITNLASIAAAFGVGQLIFSDGHLSGLLGFQPQGFIDAWAPLFFGAMLTGVAMDYTLFLLSAAREHYDATGNPQHAMREALRTSGRVVIAAAGVMVAVFMTFALSGPLAPKEMGIILAVAVFLDALCIRLIVLPVALRLTGHAAWHTPGWLARILPNIRFSH